DNA from Alphaproteobacteria bacterium 33-17:
TCAAAAGCTTCAGGAGTATGAGTTAATATCTGGTAATGCTTTTTTGATTCTAAAAGTTGATTAACAAATGATATATTTCCCGTTGATATAGTATTTAACGATATCATATCCATACATTGCTGATTGTTCAGTATTTTATATGCATATTTTATGTATATTTGGTTAAGGTAATATTTATCTTTATCTTCAATAATAGCTTTTAGTAAAATGATTAACTTCTCGTCATCTAGATACTGCTGCGCAATTTTTATAAAGACTTCAAATTCAAATCCCCCTAAAGAATAAATACATTGCTTTGCTGAATTAGCATCTAAATTATAATTTATCTGATTTAATAAAATGCCATTTTTATATTTAATTAGTTTTGGCAATAGGTCATTTAAGCAAATATAATGTAATCCACCTAGTTGATTAATACGCCATATCAATGTTTTTTCTGCATAAATTGATAAATCAGCTTTTTCAAGACAATAAGCTACCAATCTCAATACATTCTTATCATTCAATTCATGAAGCAATAAATTAACCAGATTTGATTTTTCTATAATATCGTTTTTTAAAAGATGAAAATTTCTTTCAAATTCTTTATTTAGCGATGCTGAATCTAGGCAATTCTCGAGATTATGCATTTTTTGCATTGCGTCGGTCTTCTGTTTTTTTCTTTTTTGCTCAATATATTCTTCAGAATACTCTAGCTGACTTAACTTTTGACCTTCAGCAAGATCATTTTCTACCACTTCATCTGACATTCCAAATAAGTTGCGTTTAACTGTGGATAATTTACTTTGCAAACCTTCAGTTCTTTTTCTTTTTTTAGGATTATCTTTTTTTGGAGCATTTAAAATATTACTAGGCTTTAGAGGACTATCTAATAATTCAGAATCTTCATATGACTGACTTTCTTTCAAAGGTGAATTCATATTACTTTTTTTAGGAGTATTAGGCCTTACCTTCTTAGGGCTACCTAAGGGTGTATTATCTTGGCTTTTCAACCCTTTTTCATCATCAGCTCTATCATAAAGTGATTTATCTTGCATAACATCAAATTCCAATTACAATTTATTAATTTTAAGTTAGTAACTCTTACTACCATTAATTTAATAAACTAGCAAGCGATATTATGACATAAATACAACTTAATTTACGTTATTTATCAATTGAAAATTTTCTGCAAAGTAGATTAATTATTTGAAAATTATAAAAAAAAGACCTTAGATAACTCTAAGGTCTTTTTTAAAACTTTGTATTAAACTAAAATATTAGTTTAAAGCTGCTTTTGACTTATTTACAAGTTCAGCAAAAGCTTCTGGAGAATGAATAGCAACTTCAGCAAGCATTTTACGGTTAACTTCAATATTAGCAAGGATTAAACCTCTGATAAACTGAGAATAAACCATACCGTGTTCTCTTGTAGCGGCATTGATCCTTTGAATCCAGAGTTTTCTGAAATCGCGTTTTTTGTTTCTTCTATCGCGGTAAGCGTATTGTAAGCCTTTTTCAACTTTTTCAATAGCTACTCTAAAGCAATTCTTTGCACGACCACGATAACCTTTAGCAAGTTTATAAATCTTTTTATGTCTTGCGCGTGTTGTAACGCCTGATGATACTCTAGCCATGTATTACACTCCTTTCTTACGATAAGGGAGGAACTGGATTACGATTCTCGCATCACAATCTTTAAGGATTGTTGTTCCGCGTTGATTACGAATTTGTTTATTGGTTCTTTTAACCATTCCGTGGCGTTTACCCGCCTGTGTTGCAACGATTTTACCAGTTGCAGACACTTTAAAGCGTTTCTTAGCGCCGCTTTTTGTCTTCATTTTTGGCATTTCTATCTCCGAAAAAATAACTAAATACTAAATATTAAGGCATGCCTTTTCGCCTTTTCTACCGAATTTGCATTTATAAACAAAATATTTACACTTGTCAATCTCTCAAAAATCATCAACAATATATTAATATATTAATTATTTGGCATATTTATGAATAAGAAAGCGTTTACACTAGTAGAAATTTCAATGGCATTATTGGTAATAGCCATATTGATGGGCGGAGTTTTTTTAGGTACATCTTTAAGAAAACAAGCTGGAATTGATCAACTGATGTCTATGGTAGGAAAAATTTCTAATGCAGTTGTTACTTTTGAGGAAACTTATAAACAACTACCTGGTGATATGTATAATCCAGCAACTTTTTTTGTGACAAACGCAATTAACGGCAACCCTGCAACAACAGCAGGTAATGGTGACGGCACAGTATCTGGCAACGAAGGCATATATGCTTTTCAGCATTTAGCTTTTGCGGGTTTACTTGAAGGCAACTATAATGGCACCTGGATATATAATAGAATGTATAAAGGATCTGTTGCAAATAGCGGTTTTTATTTTACCAATGCCTATACCGACCCAATAGTTCTGAGATTTGCACGTATGAATTTTGCTGATCCAGACTCAACCGTCATTTCAGGTTCAAACCTCACTTATTCAGTACTTTCTGTACTAGATATGATGAAACTTGACCAAAAATATGATGACGGCAACCCAGCAACTGGCTTTATAAGGTCATTTGATGGCAGTGATGCTGCAGCTAATGCATGCATAAACGTCTCTTCAGCTTACAATGTTTCAGCAGGAGCTCAGCAAAATTCCGAAGCATTAGTTTGTTATTTTGATATAAGAATTAAAAAGAATATGTTCACAACAAATTAACATAAAAATTTATTTTTTAATATATTTGATTAAGTTATTGACAATTATACAAAAATGTTAAATTATAAATATTTGTAAATCACTAGTAAGCAAAAACAATGAATCGTACTGAGCTAGAAAATTTATTAGAAAAAGCAGAAGAAGCCGAGAATATTTATAAACTCGCGCGTAAAAAGCTTATTCTATCTGGTGCAATGGTTGCTATGAGTATGGCAGGTATCACTGTTGCCGTTGGTATTGAAGAACTTGGCTTCTTTATTGTACCATCAATATTTACATCTATTTCAGCAGCAATAATGAGTGCAACGTCAGGCAAAAAATTCTCTGAAGTAGAAAACATGGGCTTTAAAATTAAAGGCGGAAAACTTACACTTTCTGAAAACTATAGAATAAAGCTCGATTCTTATTACCCTTCAATTCAACAAATCGAATCTTTAGAACAGCCTCTTAGGAAGGCTTAAAACCTACTTTTGCTTAAAGTTTAGTTCAATTTTATTATCAAAAACTAATTCTCTAAACCCAAATACATTATATAGAATACCGCTTTTATTTTGATTAATCGTTACATTTGCCTCATCAATGCAACCTTGGCTTTTTCCAAATTCAGGCGCATAATAGCCTTTTTCTATAGGAACAGCAAAATATCCTCCTATAAAATTACCAAATAATCCTAGTAATAAATTTTTGAAATTATTATTTTTAAATAACCCACCTACACAAAAATTTATAATGCCAAAAGTTATACCTGCAACTAGAACTCTTATAGCAAACTGCTTTATATTATGCTCAAAATATTGTTTCCTTGAAAGTGAGCCTATGATAAATCTACCAATGTCTTTAATTGGAGCAAAGACACCTGGTTTTATAATTTCATGATTATTACGCACAAAATCCCTATCTTGTTGCTCTAAATCTTTAATATTTTTACCAATATCAATTTGCTCTTGGATTTGCCTTTCTGCCAAAATATCAGCATCTATTGTTATGAAATTTTCTGATATTTGAAAATCACTTAATTTTATAAAATGTGGCTTAGATTTTAAGATTGTAAGCAAATTTTTTAAATATGCTAATTCATTTGCAAAAGCCATAATCCTTATATATTGAGCTTTTTCTTGCTCAGCATTATTAATATCTTGTAGTACAATAGCGTTACCTGGAATCAAATCTAAAGTTTTAATATGCTTACTTATTTTGTCATCTATTTCTGAGATAAATTGCTGCACATTGCCAACGTTGTTTTTCACATAATTCTGAAATTCAGGTAAATCTTCTAAAATTTTCAGGTCTATAAACTCTTTTTGCTTCTGTGAAAATTCCTCGTATTCTTGTAAAAACGCATTTTCAGAATCCGTATATGCATCCTTTCCCAAAATAACTTTTACTTTTTTTACTAAAATTGCTTGGTATTTATGAATTATTAATTCAAGAAACCGGTTTTCAATATGTTGGAATTTCATCAAATTTTTAGAAATACCTATAAACTCTTGTTGATTATTTAATTCTTTTTTAACTATAAGCTTTTTTAACTTTAAGCTTAGACGGGTTCTTAAGTTGTGTATACCATCCTGCGAATTTAGAAAATTTTCAGTATCAGTAGTACGTTTTTTAAAAACAAGCAAGTTGACCATATTATACCTCATATCTCTTCAAATAAAAATACTATAAAGATTCGTACTTACCAGGCAATAAAAATTATATAGTATTTTAGGTTAGATTAGATATAGGAATAACGAGCGAAACCTAGTAAACCTCAGCGTACAAGGAAATGACGCATATATAATCAACATAAATTACTATATTTATAACTTACACTTAAAATCAGCGATGTTGAAAAATCTATGCTCAATTTGGTTTAGGTTTTTATCGATAGAAAATAACCAGCCTAAGAATATCTTTTCAATATCCTTATTTTCCGAATGCTCCCAAATGCCAACTAACATTTTATGGTTAGATAATTTTTGCGTAGGCTTAATGCAGTTAAAAACTATTATCTCCAAGTTCTTATACCTATTTCTTGACATAATTTTATAGTCAACGGCAGTAAGCTTTGTGGATACCTTATCAAGTATTTTAATTTCAGCGCTTGTGCCTTTATTTTTAGGCTCTTCTAATACTTCACTAGCAATTTCAGTATTTACGCCTGTAATTTGCTCATCTTTAAGTAACTTTTCAAGGTCATCGTCTTCTGCAATAGAACTATTCAAAGCACCTAAAATTAAAGTACTAATTAGCAGGATTTGTTTCATGTTCTTTCTTATCATTTTTCTTATCTTTATCATCTTTTGAGAACATCATTTTGCCGATCAAATTTTCAAGATTTACAGAAGATTGTGTATATAAAATCTCCCCACCCTCTTTGAGCATTTCATCATCACCACCTGGCTGAAGAGAAACAAACTTTTGACCAAGTAAGCTTTCACTTAAGATTTGAGCGCTTGTATCTGATGGCAATTTTACATCATTATTAACTGCAATAGCAAGGATTGCTCTGTAGCTTTTATTATCAAGTACTCTATCAACTACCTGACCGATTTTAATACCGCTAATTTTTACTTCGCTACCAACAGTGATACCATCAACTCTATCGAATTTTGCTTTGACTACATATGTATCAGAAGAAGTTGTTTTTTCTGCTTTGGTATAAGAATAAAATAGGAAAAATGCTGCAAAGCATAAGATTGCGAAACCAAGAATGGTTTCAAAGTAAGATCTGTTCATTATTTAACCTCATTAGGATTCCAGGCTTCGTAGTCACCTGTTGCTTTATCGCGCTTACCGCCATTATAAATATGACCATTAGGTCTATAAGCGTAGTCTGTACCTGTTAAATTCGGGACGTGGTCAATCTGCCAAGTATACGAAACATTTGATGCAGGAATTTCATCGGTTGTATAATGTAACCACGAATGCCACATTGGCGGAACTCTTGAAGGTTCAGGCGTACCATTATACCATACTGATCTGCGGTTTTTACCATTAGTTTTATGACATTTTGATTCGTAATATTTATTACCTAAATGATCAGTTCCAACTTCTTTATAGAATAATTTGTGGAATAATTTTGTCTCAAAGCTCATAATAACTCGATAAAAATAGAATTTACAGTCACTTATATCATACAATATTGATTAGTACAGGCAAGAATTTAATTTTAAGTAGTAGCTGCATTTAAAATTTTTTGTTTATATTTCATAGCCTTAGGGCTGATTACTATAACACCGTTTAATTCATCATAAGGCTTGGAAAAATCTATTTCTTTACCGTCTATTCCTAAAAATTCAAACCCCTGTGACTTTAAAATTGCATAGCCTGCTGCAATATCCCAGGAACTAATGGGAAACTTGCGAATATTTACATCGCCTATTCCTGCTGCCATACGACCATATTTTATAGCAGCTTTCACATTATAAATTTGAGTGATCCCTATACTATTGAAAAACTCAGTAAATTCTTTATCATTACCTCTGCTTACTACAGCAGTAAGTTCTCTGTCATTTTCTACCGCTATATTTGATTCAAAGTTATTTCCATCAAATGCGTACATTTCATTTATCATCGGCGCATATATAATGCCTTTGCCAGGGATATTATTTTCGACTATTGCTATAGATATACAAAACTCAGGCTTTTTTCTTATAAATTGCTTTGTTCCATCAAGTGGGTCTAGTAAAAAAAAATTACTACCAAACTGAACGCTTTTAGTTTCTTCTGAAACTATAGGCATATTAAATTGCTCTAATTCTTTATGCAAAAAGTCATTCACTGCTATATCAGCGTTTGTTACAGGCGAATTATCTTGCTTTGTCTCAATGCTAACTTTATCATAATTTTCAAAGTAATAACGGAGTATTTCACCTGCTTCTATTACTATATTTTGTAATCTATCAAATTCGGAATTCATATGTTAAACGCTTTAATTGGTCTGATCTTAGGAGTTTTTGCCGCTACATTCTCATCTAGTTTGTTCTTTAGGCTTCCTAGGAATATCGATCTTTATGGCTTTCTTGATAACAAATTAAAACCATTTTGCTCAAAATGCAATCATCCCCTTAAATTTTTTGAATATTATAGCTTTTTATCATGGTTTTCATGTAGAGGCAGGTGTAATTATTGTGGCGATAAAATTGACTTTACATTTTTTATTTTAGAATTTTTTATAATCTTATCCTCAGTATTAAGCTCCTATTTTTATGGTATAAGTGATAAATATATAATAAATGTGTTTATAACCATTATTTTAAGCTCTATAAGTCTTACGTCTTTATGCAATCACAAAATACCTGGAAGTCTTTATTTGAGCTTAGTATTTTTAAGTATTCTTAAAAGCAGCTATTTTGATGCCGAATTAATGGACGTATCTATGAACCTTGCTATAGCTGGCTTTTTAATCATGCTTTTTACAAAATTTACAGAAAAATCAAGGCCTTATATTGATTCAATATTAGTTATAGGAATAAGTTTTGTTTATTTAAGCGGAGACTTTGTATTATATTTCAAATATTTAGTATCTAGTATTTGTATTTTCATTACATTTAGGGTGTTTAGGTCACTTCAGGTTATCAAAAATATATCTAAAAGCACAGTAGCTTTGTTTGCTGCCAGCTTAAGTTTTTTATTTATGCTTTTCCTGTAATTTCACTTCTGGCTGATTTATCAAGCTCAATAATCTTATCTTTGATTGATTTTCTGCTGATATCATGACCAGTTTTTTGGAAATCTCTATAGATTTTATCTATAACGTCATCGTCACCAGGCGTTTCTATATCTGCTTTATTGACATCTTCTATATATACTTTTATCTTAGCTTCATCATAACCAATAATATCGGCAGCCCATTCAGCAAGCATTTTATTTCTTAGCGATTGTACTTTAAAAT
Protein-coding regions in this window:
- a CDS encoding NADH:ubiquinone oxidoreductase subunit NDUFA12, encoding MMSFETKLFHKLFYKEVGTDHLGNKYYESKCHKTNGKNRRSVWYNGTPEPSRVPPMWHSWLHYTTDEIPASNVSYTWQIDHVPNLTGTDYAYRPNGHIYNGGKRDKATGDYEAWNPNEVK
- a CDS encoding outer membrane lipid asymmetry maintenance protein MlaD, yielding MNRSYFETILGFAILCFAAFFLFYSYTKAEKTTSSDTYVVKAKFDRVDGITVGSEVKISGIKIGQVVDRVLDNKSYRAILAIAVNNDVKLPSDTSAQILSESLLGQKFVSLQPGGDDEMLKEGGEILYTQSSVNLENLIGKMMFSKDDKDKKNDKKEHETNPAN
- a CDS encoding 50S ribosomal protein L35, with the translated sequence MPKMKTKSGAKKRFKVSATGKIVATQAGKRHGMVKRTNKQIRNQRGTTILKDCDARIVIQFLPYRKKGV
- a CDS encoding 50S ribosomal protein L20 — translated: MARVSSGVTTRARHKKIYKLAKGYRGRAKNCFRVAIEKVEKGLQYAYRDRRNKKRDFRKLWIQRINAATREHGMVYSQFIRGLILANIEVNRKMLAEVAIHSPEAFAELVNKSKAALN